One Triplophysa rosa linkage group LG21, Trosa_1v2, whole genome shotgun sequence DNA segment encodes these proteins:
- the spen gene encoding msx2-interacting protein isoform X3: protein MVYYSSRSRSPSRFETTETRYEPRARESFTLASVVHRDLYREERGRRGERTYHHSRSRSPHSSQSHSLSPQRLASQAARPAHSRSASGSRSCSSSSDSVSSTSSSGSGSSDSSSSSSDQSPARSVQSAAVPAPAQPLPSLDKDEPRKSFGIKVQNLPVRSTDTSLKDGLFHEFKKHGKVTSVQIHGATEDRYGLVFFRQKEDQEKALSASNGKLFFGMQIDVTGWNGPETESENEFRPLDERIDEFHPKATRTLFIGNLEKTTTYHDLLNIFQRFGEIVDIDIKKVNGSPQYAFLQYCDIASVCKAIKKMDGEYLGNNRLKLGFGKSMPTTCVWLDGLASNITEQYLTRHFCRYGHVIKVVFDRLKGMALILYNNVEYAQAAVKETKGWKIGGNKIKVDFANQESQMAFYRSMQASGQDIRDFYEIISERRDERRPPYHEFTAERAYYENVRTPGSYTEDPRRKYSGRGRDFYSEWDPYQGDYYDPRYHDDPREYRDYRDPYEQDIRKYSYLQRERERERFETDHERDHGRRTIEHNQSPSHPRRPASPAASLSLSERPPSDSEHLVYSRSSERSGSCTSLSPPRFEKPDKIRLERHNMSDKSEKDKLLFEAERGNGGEKERRAGRKEKGDKDRTEKQKLRKLKLASPSVPSSETDFELENSPETSLTLRGKANKSLVKERDYSGKGKLDLPPCVVQLTRVKEREGILIENALGEKQKTKMSDPVRSPTTPPLVDHKTMPFRIETQAKDFFKHGKPLKEKSLASQIEAVDKESKVKNKKYCKTDSGFDTSSSVDADRLAARKRRFEESSGKADHLRRISQEEDESKLRRIIDDHLPKDIDYDKKLIRKETHKREQKVKPERMVTVSTRKEDMSIGISLDLQSRLGEPTEEAIDPLDSLDQKMGTFGANSQPSLGLADSDDGSVDMESSRDQEPQLLTNYELLSTSLERDSENTERLLSDIDHSQSCRKQMEQNRRMQQHLECDKSDKTESTPSTDAEDFERRNIVHEVGKPPQDVTADSPPSKRKKLGAFEFDVDSKRERSYQRFRQTNDEYDRRLASLPGTPFAEEERTASQLVAAEEPHSPVPVEKECLDFVVSKYNIDNSVHQVPAEILKVKASMSDEFCWERQGTLRGGMGFPTSIVKRESIRKRPEHELEPGEVQTDSDDDGDSRQLLLKPNSFKREHEERLSDLKSSETLEKNKFYEFALDKTITPDTKALLERAKSLSSSREENWSFLGHDSKFKNFRNSTDKEKSEPTPRPIPSWYLKKKKIRSDSEGKIECKKEDAKPEEQERQELFASRFLHSSIFEQDSKRLQHLERKKNDPEVRVGKDNITCDPQVEQAGAGGSDLSQEPKVLFHSRFLELQQQRDKNQQLIISGRASVPDQIEGEKISEVELGASNVSDISKEVSVSPIQSRTSPVSFSKDTESSVQFDKPRMPSTLIDIGNPAEFDEKSEDTLLVSSPLISQNEENKADTVNPTPPEIMVKQEVTGEEPHEKLDESSRTLTMQQDLDIKPPTPGASLSNIDPECDPPQACPVLNPKPSQTQETVELSETKIEPVSDSLHLVASPLEMELPVIEPEVDQAPRKQPKNKKAKNVSPVPTPTIGNEKPATRKSERIDREKLKRSSSPRGDSLKQIIEPRKYAKSPVHATDVEQSHESNMNHGRTRQRRNVRSVYATPHEDEALQQPGKETTESFRSTRKRVSDKDAATQHMANTSVTSRRGRPPKTRKRGDDVSPVKAEQTKTSEGEDTENKESTNIGEVSKTPEGWRSPRSQKMHSSPVRAEQCRKTSKLDKMSGSPGSILSDKADVDMPASLEHQDEPTDEISLQVEQLSQDTKHTTKREKELAYVAEEKSKDNNTEFIPVDTTQTLEKNGKVKTSRSTRNTKITADVKPVNFVEAVKDSLHSGVEETVDLESSNKTKAPQLEKEDPNIPIYHKEENGHDPDNKEASLSEMEPPADPVAALLARQMELERAVENISRLTDDQHPVPYKVPQTEPPTLIPPVVVQPVEETEVEKPANPASETELAAAIDSITAEDISGDADGFSAPTTYTALLPTPDTLVLPVANEINESETDLTVKNIMPPESESSSVPQSKSSETNTTETSFTQSPLSEATKKGARARPKTPKKSRGRKVSYNRKLDAAQDTLLEPESTTVKLPESIPEEIQTATPKAATSAAAAAVVTVAAACKHEVTSTVILDTPKEAEQPAVDQPEPQESAFHSRNNSPSYLRTQHSSPDPDTPSLMSPTTRLNSPACSAKTPLTPPEWNTRTEEKGMPPKIHVSVALSTSGLGGPPTNPPMPPDTKASDIDSSSSTLRKILMEPKYVSASNSNAVPTMQFTTTLTDPRMSDNENSVETVLPLKSSLHDDRPSPITQLVPRPAPPQPPPLQCEAQQILKEKLAITSSSTSVISRIPMPFDFEDTPRISLSNRSSGISLPKQKYRSCLNENTRYHGLNLSDDGGNVGRQTAESSHCNTVSGSGLRVNTSEGVVVLSYSGQKTEGPQRIIAKISQIPPASAVDIEFQQSVSKSQLKQEVPSQPSTPKGSQTPTGYGHTGVVLTSQAYNAQAVISSNNQECSSAEKSEHPYHTGQQGSSVKAFQQSTGNSQLLRYSQSIAQQQHMKKNGAAESVSLKTLNVNPVLSPIHPSLSGNHISSPGASHERVVTQHKQDSHSPRASGHSSFPKVCPPSSSVVLGSGGPIPQYVSSIHHPEQSVIMSPHSVTQSVPIGNLSQGDVRVNNPLSAIGYGIRSEGLLSPRSGPQQRSTTPQPAVTRDAVLKSHVSSSAGGQVGETSNDDVQNLPQGLRRASAPQIQPESVVIQPEYKGLHHRALRLDQYSRDVRLLVHQHLADHQGVVESRQTRTPEAMQSTHISSASKSSPVVKSAPAIVRDAPKAMEIKMSPSPHSESRIIGHPPGSVMVSPQGVQLIHPGNANPMSEYYRDIRGFHAQYQSHSVIGINLANRGMASSQVSQEVDHGQRHKVSAVSSIASVGGFGEPKHDSSHIRLPSSMDLSHISRVQGEAGSPSYTSPVTITPKTELPISVPKGPISNQMAPLPSASSHMRSDTGRSVDMVHLLTKYPIIWQGHLALKNDSAAVQLHFVSGNNVLAQRSLPSTEGGPFLRIAQRMRLEASQLEGVARRMTVESEYCLLLALPCGLDQEDVHNQTHALKTGFITYLQAKQAAGIINVPNPGSNQATYVVQIFPPCDFSESHLSHLAPDLLNSISSISPHLMIVIASV, encoded by the exons AAACAGAGAGTGAGAATGAGTTTCGGCCTTTGGATGAACGTATAGACGAGTTTCACCCCAAAGCTACAAGGACATTATTCATTGGAAATTTGGAGAAAACGACAACCTATCATGACCTGCTTAACATATTTCAGCGTTTTGGAGAGATTGTT GATATTGATATAAAAAAGGTAAATGGCTCCCCCCAGTATGCCTTTCTCCAGTATTGTGACATAGCAAGTGTCTGCAAAGCAATCAAAAAAATGGATGGTGAATACCTTGGCAACAACAGGCTAAAG CTTGGATTTGGTAAGAGTATGCCTACTACATGTGTATGGTTGGATGGCTTGGCATCAAATATTACCGAACAGTATCTCACAAGACATTTTTGCCGTTATGGACATGTTATAAAG GTTGTGTttgaccgactgaaggggatgGCCCTCATCTTATACAATAATGTAGAGTATGCGCAGGCTGCTGTCAAGGAAACAAAAGGTTGGAAAATTGGaggaaataaaataaag GTTGATTTTGCCAACCAGGAGAGCCAGATGGCTTTCTACCGTTCAATGCAGGCATCTGGACAGGATATAAGAGATTTCTATGAAATCATTTCTGAACGACG AGATGAGCGCCGGCCGCCATATCATGAGTTCACAGCTGAGCGGGCATACTACGAAAATGTGCGTACCCCAGGCTCGTACACAGAGGACCCACGACGAAAATATTCTGGCAGAGGTCGAGATTTTTATTCGGAATGGGACCCTTACCAGGGTGATTACTATGACCCACGATACCATGATGACCCTCGGGAATACAGGGATTATCGAGACCCCTACGAGCAGGATATTAGGAAATACAGCTATTTGCAAAGGGAGCGTGAAAGAGAGCGGTTTGAAACAGATCATGAACGAGACCATGGTCGTCGAACAATTGAACATAATCAAAGCCCATCCCATCCACGTCGGCCTGCCAGCCCTGCTGCTTCCCTGTCCCTTTCAGAACGTCCACCTAGTGATTCTGAGCATCTTGTTTACAGTCGCTCATCTGAGCGAAGTGGCAGCTGCACCTCACTTTCTCCACCGCGCTTTGAAAAACCAGACAAAATTCGCTTGGAGAGACACAATATGAGTGATAAATCCGAGAAAGACAAATTACTATTTGAGGCAGAGCGTGGAAACGGAGGAGAAAAAGAACGGCGTGCTGGCCGTAAAGAGAAAGGAGACAAGGACAGAACTGAGAAGCAGAAATTAAGGAAATTAAAACTTGCATCTCCCTCTGTTCCGTCGTCGGAGACAGACTTTGAACTTGAAAATAGCCCAGAAACTAGCTTAACTTTGCGAGGTAAAGCCAATAAATCTTTAGTTAAAGAGAGAGACTATTCTGGAAAAGGAAAACTTGATCTGCCACCTTGTGTTGTCCAACTGACGAgagtaaaagagagagaaggaatATTAATTGAGAATGCTCTTGGtgagaaacaaaaaacaaagatgagCGATCCTGTGCGTTCTCCAACCACACCCCCCTTGGTTGATCACAAGACCATGCCTTTCCGCATAGAGACTCAAGCTAAAGATTTCTTTAAGCACGGAAAACCTCTCAAGGAGAAAAGCTTAGCTAGTCAGATAGAGGCTGTTGATAAAGAAAGCAaggtgaaaaataaaaagtactgtaaaactgattCAGGATTTGATACCAGTTCTTCTGTAGATGCTGACCGCTTGGCTGCACGTAAGAGGCGTTTTGAGGAATCATCTGGAAAAGCTGATCATTTAAGAAGGATAAGTCAGGAGGAAGATGAAAGCAAATTAAGAAGAATCATTGATGATCATTTGCCAAAAGACATTGATTATGATAAAAAGTTGATAAGAAAAGAAACTCACAAGAGAGAGCAAAAAGTTAAGCCAGAGAGGATGGTCACTGTTAGTACTAGAAAGGAAGATATGTCAATAGGCATCAGTTTAGATCTTCAGTCTCGTCTTGGGGAACCAACTGAGGAGGCAATCGATCCCTTAGACAGTCTTGATCAAAAGATGGGAACTTTTGGAGCTAATAGTCAACCAAGTTTAGGCCTTGCAGACTCTGATGATGGGAGTGTAGATATGGAATCTTCAAGAGACCAAGAACCACAGCTCTTAACTAACTATGAGTTGCTGTCCACTAGCCTAGAAAGAGATTCAGAAAATACGGAAAGGTTGCTCTCAGATATTGATCACTCACAGAGCTGCAGAAAACAAATGGAGCAAAACCGTCGCATGCAGCAACATCTGGAATGTGATAAGTCTGATAAAACCGAAAGCACACCCAGCACTGATGCAGAGGACTTTGAACGGCGAAATATTGTGCATGAAGTAGGAAAACCACCCCAAGATGTTACTGCTGACTCACCGCCAAGTAAGCGGAAGAAGTTGGGAGCATTTGAGTTTGATGTTGACTCTAAAAGAGAGCGCAGTTACCAGAGGTTTAGACAAACAAATGATGAATATGACAGAAGACTTGCTTCTCTTCCAGGGACACCTTTTGCAGAGGAGGAGAGAACTGCATCACAGTTAGTGGCAGCTGAGGAGCCACATTCGCCAGTGCCAGTGGAGAAGGAATGTCTGGACTTTGTTGTATCTAAATACAATATTGATAACTCGGTGCATCAAGTACCTGCAGagattttaaaagttaaagcaTCAATGTCTGATGAGTTTTGTTGGGAAAGGCAGGGCACATTGAGAGGAGGAATGGGCTTCCCCACAAGCATTGTTAAACGTGAAAGTATACGAAAACGTCCTGAACATGAATTGGAACCTGGGGAGGTTCAGACAGACTCTGATGATGATGGTGACAGCAGGCAACTTTTACTGAagccaaactccttcaaaagaGAGCATGAGGAGAGGCTGTCAGATTTAAAGTCCTCTGAAACTCTTGAAAAGAACAAGTTCTATGAATTTGCATTAGATAAGACTATAACACCAGACACCAAAGCATTGCTTGAGCGTGCCAAATCTCTGTCTTCATCTAGAGAAGAAAATTGGTCTTTCCTTGGGCATGATTCAAAATTCAAAAACTTTCGGAATAGCACAGACAAGGAGAAGTCTGAACCCACCCCAAGACCCATTCCTTCTTGGtacttgaaaaaaaagaaaatccgtTCTGATTCTGAGGGAAAGATTGAATGTAAAAAGGAAGATGCCAAACCTGAGGAACAAGAACGACAAGAGCTTTTTGCTTCTCGCTTCCTTCATAGCTCTATCTTTGAGCAGGACTCAAAGCGACTTCAACACCTTGAACGCAAAAAGAATGATCCTGAAGTTAGAGTTGGTAAAGATAATATTACATGTGATCCCCAGGTGGAACAAGCTGGAGCAGGGGGATCAGACCTTTCTCAGGAGCCAAAAGTACTTTTTCATAGTCGGTTTTTAGAGCTTCAACAGCAAAGGGATAAGAACCAACAGCTAATTATTTCAGGACGAGCCAGTGTACCCGATCAGATAGAGGGAGAGAAGATATCGGAGGTAGAGCTTGGGGCATCCAATGTATCAGACATTTCCAAAGAGGTGTCAGTAAGTCCTATTCAATCAAGAACATCGCCTGTGTCTTTCTCCAAAGACACAGAGTCTTCTGTGCAGTTTGATAAGCCACGTATGCCCTCTACATTAATAGACATTGGAAATCCAGCAGAATTTGATGAGAAGTCAGAAGATACTTTATTAGTTTCTTCTCCATTAATAAGCCAAAACGAAGAGAACAAAGCTGATACAGTAAATCCCACACCCCCTGAAATCATGGTAAAACAAGAGGTAACAGGAGAAGAACCTCATGAGAAGCTAGATGAATCAAGTAGAACTTTAACTATGCAACAGGACTTGGACATTAAACCTCCTACTCCCGGTGCATCTTTAAGTAATATTGATCCAGAATGTGATCCCCCACAGGCATGTCCTGTATTGAATCCAAAGCCTAGCCAAACTCAAGAGACTGTGGAGCTTTCAGAAACAAAAATAGAACCTGTTAGTGATTCTCTGCACCTGGTTGCATCCCCACTTGAGATGGAGTTGCCAGTTATTGAGCCGGAGGTTGACCAGGCACCAAGAAAACAACCAAAgaataaaaaggcaaaaaatgTCTCCCCAGTCCCAACACCAACAATTGGTAATGAGAAGCCAGCCACACGGAAGAGTGAACGCATAGACAGAGAAAAGCTGAAAAGATCTTCATCACCTAGAGGAGACTCCCTAAAACAAATTATTGAACCAAGAAAATATGCAAAATCTCCTGTTCATGCTACAGATGTGGAACAGAGCCATGAATCAAACATGAACCATGGCAGAACGCGGCAGCGACGGAATGTGCGATCTGTTTATGCAACACCCCATGAAGATGAAGCTCTTCAACAACCTGGAAAAGAGACTACAGAATCTTTTCGGTCTACTCGTAAACGCGTTAGTGATAAGGATGCTGCAACACAACATATGGCAAACACATCTGTTACTTCAAGAAGAGGTCGCCCACCCAAAACTCGTAAAAGAGGTGATGATGTGTCACCCGTTAAAGCAGAACAGACCAAAACTTCTGAGGGTGAAGACACTGAAAATAAAGAATCAACAAATATTGGTGAAGTTTCTAAAACACCAGAGGGATGGCGTTCCCCACGATCTCAAAAGATGCATTCCTCACCTGTAAGAGCAGAACAATGCAGAAAAACATCCAAATTAGACAAAATGTCTGGTAGTCCAGGTTCCATTCTGTCGGATAAAGCAGATGTTGACATGCCTGCTTCCCTAGAGCATCAAGATGAACCCACAGATGAAATTTCATTGCAAGTTGAACAGTTGTCACAAGACACCAAACACACCactaaaagagaaaaagaactTGCATATGTTGCTGAGGAAAAATCTAAAGATAATAATACAGAGTTCATTCCTGTAGATACAACACAGACATTAGAAAAGAACGGAAAAGTCAAGACATCAAGATCGACACGGAACACCAAAATTACAGCTGACGTTAAACCAGTCAACTTTGTGGAAGCAGTTAAAGATTCTCTTCACTCAGGTGTCGAGGAAACTGTTGATTTGGAGTCTTCAAACAAGACCAAAGCACCACAGTTAGAAAAAGAGGATCCAAATATCCCAATTTACCACAAAGAGGAAAATGGTCACGATCCTGATAACAAAGAAGCGTCTCTATCAGAAATGGAGCCTCCTGCTGATCCTGTGGCTGCCCTGCTTGCCCGTCAAATGGAACTGGAAAGGGCTGTGGAGAACATTTCCAGACTTACAGATGACCAACATCCAGTACCTTACAAAGTACCACAAACCGAGCCCCCTACCCTAATACCACCTGTTGTAGTACAGCCAGTAGAAGAAACTGAGGTGGAAAAGCCTGCCAATCCAGCAAGTGAAACTGAACTGGCTGCTGCAATTGATTCCATTACTGCTGAGGATATATCAGGGGATGCAGATGGATTTTCTGCTCCAACAACATACACAGCCCTGCTTCCCACACCAGACACATTAGTTTTGCCCGTAGCAAACGAGATTAATGAATCTGAGACAGACTTAACTGTAAAGAATATTATGCCGCCTGAATCAGAAAGTAGTTCAGTTCCACAATCCAAGTCCTCAGAAACAAATACCACTGAAACTTCATTCACACAATCTCCATTATCAGAAGCAACCAAAAAAGGAGCACGAGCCCGGCCAAAAACACCAAAGAAATCTAGAGGTCGAAAGGTTTCTTACAACAGAAAATTAGATGCGGCCCAGGATACACTGCTGGAACCTGAGTCAACTACGGTCAAACTTCCAGAGTCCATCCCAGAAGAGATTCAGACTGCCACCCCTAAGGCTGCAACATCGGCAGCTGCAGCAGCTGTAGTTACTGTGGCTGCTGCATGTAAACATGAGGTAACATCTACAGTGATTTTGGACACACCAAAAGAAGCAGAGCAACCTGCTGTTGACCAGCCTGAACCTCAAGAATCTGCCTTTCATTCTAGGAATAACAGTCCTTCTTATTTAAGAACACAGCATTCATCTCCTGATCCCGATACACCTAGCCTTATGTCACCAACCACCCGCCTGAATTCACCTGCATGCTCTGCAAAGACTCCTCTCACACCACCTGAGTGGAACACCAGAACAGAGGAAAAAGGAATGCCACCTAAAATACATGTTAGTGTGGCTTTGTCTACATCAGGATTGGGGGGACCCCCAACAAATCCTCCCATGCCTCCTGACACAAAAGCGTCTGATATTGACTCTAGCTCCAGTACTCTGCGAAAAATTCTGATGGAGCCAAAGTATGTATCTGCTTCAAACAGCAATGCAGTCCCAACCATGCAGTTCACAACAACATTAACCGATCCACGCATGTCTGATAATGAAAATTCAGTTGAGACTGTGTTGCCTTTGAAGTCCTCTCTACATGATGATAGACCTAGCCCCATAACCCAACTTGTACCCCGTCCAGCACCACCACAGCCACCTCCTTTGCAATGTGAGGCTCAGCAGATCTTAAAGGAAAAACTGGCTATTACGTCTTCTTCTACTTCAGTCATTAGTCGGATCCCAATGCCCTTTGATTTTGAGGACACTCCTCGGATCTCTTTGAGCAACCGTAGCTCTGGAATATCCTTGCCTAAGCAAAAGTACCGTTCATGCTTAAATGAGAATACCAGGTATCATGGACTTAACCTATCTGATGATGGAGGAAATGTTGGACGGCAGACAGCTGAAAGCTCACATTGTAACACAGTGTCAGGTAGTGGTTTGAGGGTAAATACATCAGAGGGTGTGGTTGTATTGAGTTATTCTGGACAAAAGACTGAGGGACCACAGCGTATCATTGCCAAAATTAGTCAAATCCCACCAGCCAGTGCAGTTGATATTGAGTTTCAGCAGTCTGTATCAAAATCTCAGCTGAAACAAGAAGTACCATCTCAACCCTCTACCCCAAAAGGATCACAGACACCTACAGGTTATGGACACACAGGGGTGGTATTAACTAGCCAGGCATACAACGCTCAAGCTGTTATTTCCTCCAATAATCAAGAATGTTCTAGCGCTGAAAAATCTGAACACCCCTACCACACTGGTCAGCAAGGAAGCTCTGTAAAAGCTTTCCAGCAATCCACTGGCAATTCTCAACTTCTGAGGTATAGCCAGTCAATTGCACAGCAGCAGCATATGAAGAAAAATGGAGCAGCTGAGTCTGTTTCATTGAAGACCCTTAATGTTAACCCAGTTTTAAGCCCAATCCACCCCTCGTTATCAGGCAATCATATCTCAAGTCCGGGCGCATCACATGAACGCGTGGTCACACAACACAAGCAGGATTCACACTCTCCAAGGGCATCAGGCCATTCAAGCTTTCCCAAAGTTTGCCCTCCTAGCAGCTCGGTTGTTTTGGGATCAGGTGGCCCTATACCTCAGTATGTCTCAAGTATACACCATCCTGAGCAATCAGTGATAATGTCCCCTCACAGTGTCACCCAGTCTGTGCCCATAGGTAATTTGTCTCAAGGAGATGTCAGAGTCAATAATCCATTATCTGCAATAGGTTATGGTATTCGTTCAGAAGGCCTCTTATCTCCAAGGTCCGGACCTCAGCAACGGTCCACTACTCCCCAGCCTGCAGTGACCAGAGATGCGGTACTGAAGTCGCACGTAAGTTCATCTGCTGGTGGCCAGGTTGGTGAAACAAGCAATGATGATGTGCAGAATCTCCCACAAGGACTTCGCAGAGCTTCTGCACCCCAGATACAGCCAGAAAGTGTGGTAATTCAGCCAGAATACAAAGGTCTGCATCACAGGGCCTTGCGCTTGGATCAGTACAGCAGAGATGTCCGGCTACTTGTGCACCAACATTTGGCTGACCATCAAGGAGTTGTTGAAAGTCGCCAAACTCGAACACCAGAGGCAATGCAGTCTACACACATATCATCTGCTTCTAAATCCTCTCCAGTTGTAAAGAGTGCTCCAGCAATTGTGAGGGATGCACCAAAAGCAATGGAGATAAAGATGTCGCCCTCCCCTCACTCAGAGAGCAGAATAATAGGACACCCACCAGGCTCTGTGATGGTATCCCCTCAAGGGGTACAGTTGATTCATCCTGGAAATGCAAACCCCATGTCTGAATACTACAGAGACATTCGTGGCTTTCACGCTCAATATCAAAGTCATTCAGTAATTGGGATTAACCTGGCGAATCGTGGAATGGCTTCATCTCAG GTATCACAAGAAGTCGATCACGGTCAGAGACATAAGGTTTCCGCGGTGTCCTCCATTGCATCAGTGGGAGGTTTTGGTGAACCAAAGCATGATAGTTCACACATTAGACTGCCGAGCTCAATGGATTTGTCTCACATCTCAAGAGTCCAAGGAGAGGCTGGGTCCCCCTCTTATACTTCTCCAGTGACTATAACTCCCAAAACGGAATTGCCCATCTCTGTACCAAAAGGACCTATTTCTAACCAGATGGCACCTCTACCCTCAGCTTCCTCACACATGCGATCAGACACAGGACGGTCTGTTGATATGGTGCACTTGTTAACG AAATACCCTATTATTTGGCAAGGTCACCTGGCACTTAAGAATGATTCTGCTGCCGTACAGCTGCACTTTGTGTCTGGTAACAATGTCCTGGCTCAACGCTCACTGCCATCAACAGAAGGTGGTCCCTTTCTTCGCATTGCCCAGAGAATGCGCTTAGAGGCCTCACAACTTGAAGGGGTTGCTAGGCGAATGACT GTGGAAAGTGAGTACTGCCTTCTGTTGGCATTACCTTGTGGATTGGACCAAGAGGATGTCCACAACCAGACCCATGCTCTCAAAACAGGTTTTATCACCTACCTGCAAGCAAAACAAGCTGCTGGAATTATCAATGTTCCCAACCCAGGCTCAAATCAGGCAA CCTATGTTGTCCAGATTTTCCCTCCCTGTGACTTTTCCGAGAGCCACTTGTCTCATCTTGCTCCAGACCTTCTCAATAGCATCTCCAGTATCTCTCCCCATCTTATGATTGTTATAGCTTCTGTATAA